A stretch of the Nitratifractor salsuginis DSM 16511 genome encodes the following:
- a CDS encoding thiazole synthase, producing MSDILKIGKYEFTSRLIVGSGKYPDFQTTRDATLASGSEMITVAVRRVNITNPAEENLMDYFKDTDVKFLPNSAGCTTAEEAITLFRLTREATGIDLIKLEVIGDTAKTLYPDVIETLKACEVLARDGFTIMAYTNDDPIVAKRLEEAGAAAVMPLAAPIGSGLGIQNRFNVVFIKEAVNVPVIVDAGIGCASDAASAMELGADGVLTNTAIAQAENPILMAEAMKHAVIAGRMSYKAGRIPKRPFATASSPVDGMIF from the coding sequence ATGAGCGATATCCTCAAGATCGGAAAATATGAATTTACCAGCCGGCTCATCGTCGGCAGCGGGAAGTACCCTGACTTTCAGACCACCCGTGACGCTACACTGGCCAGCGGCAGTGAAATGATCACGGTGGCGGTACGCCGGGTCAATATCACCAACCCCGCCGAAGAGAATCTGATGGATTACTTCAAGGACACCGACGTCAAATTCCTCCCCAACAGCGCCGGGTGTACCACCGCCGAGGAGGCGATCACCCTCTTTCGCCTGACCCGGGAGGCGACGGGGATCGACCTGATCAAGCTGGAGGTGATCGGCGATACCGCCAAGACCCTCTATCCCGACGTCATCGAAACCCTCAAGGCGTGTGAAGTCCTGGCCAGGGACGGTTTTACCATTATGGCCTATACCAACGACGATCCCATCGTCGCCAAGCGCCTGGAAGAGGCGGGGGCGGCGGCGGTGATGCCCCTGGCGGCGCCCATCGGTTCGGGATTGGGGATTCAAAACCGTTTCAATGTGGTCTTCATCAAAGAGGCGGTGAACGTTCCCGTGATCGTGGATGCTGGGATCGGCTGCGCCAGCGATGCGGCGTCGGCGATGGAGCTGGGGGCCGATGGCGTGCTGACCAATACCGCCATCGCTCAGGCGGAGAACCCCATACTGATGGCCGAAGCGATGAAACACGCCGTGATCGCCGGGCGGATGAGCTACAAGGCCGGGCGCATTCCCAAACGCCCCTTTGCGACCGCCAGTTCCCCGGTGGACGGGATGATCTTCTAA
- the ruvB gene encoding Holliday junction branch migration DNA helicase RuvB has protein sequence MERIVEFERFEGESNYERTLRPSSWDEYVGQEKIKKNLQVFIQASLKRAEALDHILFFGPPGLGKTTLANIIASEMGANIKTTAAPMIEKSGDLAALLTNIEEGDILFIDEIHRMSPAIEEILYPAMEDYRLDIIIGSGPAAQAVKIDLPRFTLVGATTRAGMLSNPLRERFGMHFRMEFYTPEELAKIIEQAADKLGIGIDKDAALEIARRSRGTPRIALRLLRRVRDFAEVAEEACISLETARYGLDQLGVNHIGFDEQDLKLLELLISARGRPMGLSTIAAALSEDEGTIEEVLEPYLIANGYIERTARGRIATPKSYELFRLTPPAMEGGLFG, from the coding sequence ATGGAGCGTATCGTCGAGTTCGAGCGTTTCGAGGGGGAGAGCAACTACGAGCGGACATTGCGGCCCTCGAGCTGGGATGAGTATGTGGGGCAGGAAAAGATCAAAAAGAACCTCCAGGTCTTCATCCAGGCTTCCCTCAAGCGTGCCGAGGCGTTGGACCATATCCTCTTTTTCGGGCCTCCGGGTTTGGGAAAGACCACTTTGGCCAACATCATCGCCAGCGAAATGGGGGCCAATATCAAAACCACCGCCGCGCCGATGATCGAAAAGTCGGGGGATCTGGCGGCGCTGCTGACCAACATCGAAGAGGGAGATATCCTTTTTATCGATGAGATCCACCGGATGAGCCCCGCCATCGAAGAGATCCTCTATCCGGCGATGGAGGATTACCGTCTGGATATCATTATCGGCAGCGGCCCGGCGGCCCAGGCGGTCAAAATTGATTTGCCCCGCTTCACCTTGGTGGGGGCGACCACCCGAGCGGGGATGCTGAGCAATCCCCTTCGGGAACGTTTCGGGATGCATTTTCGGATGGAATTTTACACTCCCGAGGAGCTGGCCAAGATCATCGAGCAGGCGGCGGACAAACTGGGGATTGGCATCGACAAGGATGCAGCCCTGGAAATCGCCCGGCGCAGCCGCGGCACGCCCAGGATTGCCCTGCGGCTGCTGCGGCGGGTGAGGGATTTTGCCGAAGTGGCGGAGGAGGCGTGCATCTCCCTCGAAACGGCCCGATACGGTCTCGACCAGCTGGGGGTCAATCACATCGGCTTTGATGAACAGGATCTCAAACTGCTCGAGCTGCTCATCTCCGCCAGGGGGCGGCCGATGGGGCTTAGTACCATCGCCGCGGCTTTGAGTGAAGATGAGGGGACCATCGAAGAGGTTCTCGAACCCTACCTGATCGCCAACGGCTACATCGA
- the panB gene encoding 3-methyl-2-oxobutanoate hydroxymethyltransferase, with protein MSIQSASIDKKVTVRTVQKLKGVEPVTMITAYDALFAGIFDGEVEMILVGDSLNMSFFAEPDTLSATMDQMIYHTKAVCKGARLPLIVFDMPFGSYTTPEQALENAVRVYQETCAEAVKIEGGREKAHIVKKLTENGIAVIAHIGLKPQSVRAEGGYRVQGRSEEEAMELMEDALALQEAGAFALLLEGMTSDVARRITEAVEIPTIGIGAGNGTDGQVLVWSDMFGFFEAFKPKFVKRYLEGAELIRQGLRQYREEVKSRAFPDDEHSY; from the coding sequence ATGAGCATTCAATCGGCATCCATCGACAAAAAGGTCACCGTGCGCACCGTTCAAAAGTTGAAGGGGGTCGAACCGGTGACGATGATCACCGCCTACGACGCCCTGTTTGCCGGGATCTTCGACGGCGAAGTGGAGATGATCCTGGTGGGCGACAGCCTCAATATGAGTTTCTTTGCCGAGCCCGATACCCTGAGCGCGACGATGGATCAGATGATTTATCACACCAAAGCGGTCTGCAAGGGGGCCAGGCTCCCTTTGATCGTCTTCGATATGCCCTTCGGCAGCTATACGACGCCGGAGCAGGCTCTGGAGAATGCCGTGAGGGTCTATCAAGAGACCTGTGCCGAAGCAGTTAAGATCGAGGGAGGCCGGGAAAAGGCTCACATCGTCAAAAAACTGACCGAAAACGGGATCGCCGTCATCGCCCATATCGGCCTCAAGCCCCAGTCGGTCCGGGCCGAGGGAGGCTACCGGGTCCAGGGACGCAGCGAAGAGGAGGCGATGGAGCTAATGGAAGATGCCCTGGCACTCCAGGAAGCCGGAGCCTTCGCCCTGCTCCTGGAAGGGATGACGAGCGACGTGGCACGCCGGATCACCGAAGCGGTGGAGATCCCCACCATCGGGATCGGCGCGGGCAACGGCACCGACGGACAGGTACTGGTCTGGAGCGATATGTTCGGCTTTTTCGAAGCCTTCAAGCCCAAATTCGTCAAACGCTACCTTGAAGGGGCGGAGTTGATCCGGCAGGGCCTGCGTCAATATCGCGAAGAGGTTAAGAGCCGGGCTTTTCCTGATGATGAACACAGCTATTAA
- the trpA gene encoding tryptophan synthase subunit alpha — protein sequence MKKLVAYITTGYPDKAFTVDLALALAEAGVDTLELGIPFSDPVADGPVIESANLKALQKGFRIADLFEVSRSIAPAIDTLWMGYFNPFYHKGMETFIAEAKASGVNGFIIPDLPYEEAQAYKPMIEEAGLNLIDFIAPTDTPERIAMIARDAKKFLYLVAYAGITGSGQSEELSEVIAQIRKQTQTPVYVGFGVNPDTAKEKAKGVDGVIVGSAFVKILLDEDRSLTERIEAVSQMAKVIKEKINE from the coding sequence GTGAAAAAACTGGTCGCCTACATTACCACCGGATACCCCGACAAAGCCTTTACTGTCGACCTGGCGCTGGCCCTGGCCGAAGCCGGGGTGGATACCCTGGAGCTGGGGATCCCCTTTTCCGATCCGGTCGCCGACGGCCCCGTCATCGAGAGCGCCAACCTCAAAGCGCTCCAAAAGGGCTTCCGCATCGCCGATCTCTTCGAAGTTTCCCGCTCGATCGCTCCTGCCATCGATACCCTCTGGATGGGTTATTTCAACCCCTTTTACCACAAAGGGATGGAGACTTTCATCGCCGAAGCCAAAGCCTCGGGGGTCAACGGCTTTATTATCCCCGACCTCCCCTATGAAGAGGCACAGGCCTACAAACCGATGATCGAAGAGGCGGGGCTGAATCTCATCGACTTCATCGCCCCCACCGATACCCCGGAGCGCATCGCGATGATCGCCCGGGACGCCAAAAAGTTCCTCTACCTCGTCGCCTACGCCGGGATCACCGGCAGCGGCCAGAGCGAAGAGCTTTCCGAAGTCATTGCCCAGATCCGCAAGCAGACCCAAACTCCCGTCTATGTAGGATTCGGAGTCAACCCCGATACGGCAAAGGAAAAAGCCAAGGGGGTCGACGGAGTGATCGTCGGCTCCGCCTTCGTGAAGATCCTGCTCGATGAGGACCGCTCCCTGACGGAACGCATCGAAGCCGTCAGCCAAATGGCGAAAGTGATCAAAGAAAAAATCAACGAATAG
- the purN gene encoding phosphoribosylglycinamide formyltransferase, translated as MKRIVVLFSGAGSNLAYILKHLHGKEVEVAAAITNNPEAGGIAIAESYGVPVEVMDHRKFPDRESFDRELVKRIEKYEPDLTVLAGFMRILTPEFTEKVRAINLHPSLLPRHRGLDAIRKSWEDEHPEGGVTVHWVNEELDGGEPILQYELEKEGFESFEEYDEAIRRIEKEALTEAIREVLNGD; from the coding sequence ATGAAAAGGATCGTCGTTCTTTTCAGCGGGGCGGGGAGCAACCTTGCCTATATTCTCAAGCATCTGCACGGCAAAGAGGTGGAGGTGGCGGCGGCGATCACCAACAATCCGGAAGCCGGGGGGATCGCAATCGCGGAATCTTACGGCGTGCCGGTGGAGGTGATGGATCACCGCAAGTTTCCCGATCGGGAATCCTTTGACCGGGAGTTGGTGAAGCGGATCGAAAAGTATGAACCGGATTTGACGGTGCTGGCGGGATTTATGAGAATTCTAACACCGGAATTTACCGAAAAGGTTCGAGCGATCAATCTCCATCCTTCGCTTCTGCCTAGGCACCGGGGGCTTGACGCTATCAGGAAAAGTTGGGAAGACGAGCACCCCGAAGGGGGAGTGACGGTCCATTGGGTCAATGAAGAGCTCGACGGTGGGGAGCCGATTTTGCAGTATGAGCTGGAAAAAGAGGGCTTTGAGAGTTTCGAAGAGTATGACGAAGCGATACGCCGCATTGAAAAAGAGGCCCTGACCGAGGCGATTCGGGAGGTTTTAAATGGGGATTAA